One stretch of Streptomyces sp. R21 DNA includes these proteins:
- a CDS encoding AAA domain-containing protein, producing the protein MTALRTGVFDPGAEAARATDAILRDTLHGTDRGVVVDSPPGAGKSTLVVRAALELASAGRPLMVIAQTNAQVDDLVLRLAEKDAELPVGRLHSSDPDPYDKALDGLPNVRKSAKAGDLAGLDVVISTAAKWAHVKGVEPWRHAIVDEAYQMRSDALLAVAGLFERALFVGDPGQLDPFAIVGAEQWAGLSYDPSASAVTTLLAHNPELPQHRLPVSWRLPASAAPLVSDAFYPYTPFRSGTDHGDRRLDFAVPSDGSGPDRVIDEAAHSGWGLLELPARHTPRTDPEAVRALAQVVRRLLDRGGAATSERSADPAPLTADRIAVGTAHRDQAAAVRSALTELGVSDVTVDTANRLQGREFDVTVILHPLSGRPDATAFHLETGRLCVLASRHRHACIVVCREGVTDLLDDHPSTEPVQLGVTVKFPDGWEANHAVLSHLAEHRVAWRP; encoded by the coding sequence GTGACCGCCCTGAGGACCGGCGTCTTCGACCCGGGTGCGGAGGCCGCCCGGGCCACCGACGCGATCCTGCGCGACACCCTGCACGGCACGGACCGCGGGGTCGTCGTCGACTCGCCGCCCGGCGCCGGGAAGTCGACGCTGGTCGTGCGCGCCGCGCTCGAACTCGCCTCCGCAGGAAGGCCGTTGATGGTCATCGCGCAGACCAATGCGCAGGTCGACGACCTGGTGCTGCGGCTTGCCGAGAAGGATGCCGAGCTGCCGGTGGGCCGCCTGCACAGCAGCGATCCCGACCCGTACGACAAGGCGCTCGACGGCCTGCCGAACGTGCGCAAGTCGGCGAAGGCGGGCGACCTGGCGGGCCTGGACGTGGTGATCTCGACGGCCGCCAAGTGGGCGCACGTCAAGGGGGTCGAGCCGTGGCGGCACGCGATCGTCGACGAGGCGTACCAGATGCGTTCCGACGCGCTGCTCGCCGTGGCGGGACTCTTCGAGCGGGCGCTGTTCGTGGGCGACCCGGGGCAGTTGGACCCGTTCGCGATCGTGGGCGCGGAGCAGTGGGCGGGCCTGTCGTACGACCCGTCGGCCTCCGCCGTGACCACGCTGCTGGCCCACAACCCCGAACTCCCGCAGCACCGGCTGCCGGTGTCCTGGCGGCTGCCCGCCTCCGCCGCGCCCCTGGTCTCCGACGCGTTCTACCCGTACACGCCCTTCCGCAGCGGCACGGACCACGGCGACCGGCGTCTCGACTTCGCCGTCCCGTCGGACGGTTCGGGACCCGACCGGGTCATCGACGAGGCGGCGCACTCGGGTTGGGGCCTGCTGGAGCTCCCGGCCCGGCACACACCTCGTACGGACCCCGAGGCGGTGCGGGCCCTCGCCCAGGTCGTACGGCGGCTGTTGGACCGCGGCGGCGCGGCGACGTCGGAGCGGTCGGCCGATCCGGCGCCGCTGACGGCCGACCGGATCGCCGTCGGCACGGCGCACCGGGACCAGGCGGCCGCCGTCCGCTCGGCCCTGACCGAGCTCGGCGTGTCCGACGTCACCGTCGACACCGCCAACCGTCTCCAGGGCCGGGAGTTCGACGTGACGGTGATCCTGCATCCGCTGTCGGGCCGCCCCGACGCGACGGCGTTCCATCTGGAGACGGGCCGCCTGTGCGTCCTCGCCTCCCGCCACCGGCACGCCTGCATCGTGGTCTGCCGGGAGGGCGTGACCGACCTCCTGGACGACCATCCGTCCACGGAGCCCGTGCAGCTGGGCGTCACGGTGAAGTTCCCGGACGGGTGGGAGGCGAACCATGCGGTGCTGTCGCATCTGGCGGAGCACCGGGTGGCCTGGCGGCCCTGA
- a CDS encoding response regulator transcription factor, which produces MARVLVVEDDQFVRSALIRHLADASHTVRSVGTALEALREVAHFSFDVVILDLGLPDLDGSEALKMLRGITDVPVIIATARDDETEIVRLLNDGADDYLTKPFSVEHLSARMAAVLRRARTAVGEAPPSTVIRVGGLAIDPLRREAELDGARLDLTRREFDLLAFLAGRPGVVVPRKELLAEVWQQSYGDDQTIDVHLSWLRRKLGETAARPRYLHTLRGVGVKLEPPRAEQPMTGSPGAEPPL; this is translated from the coding sequence ATGGCTCGTGTGCTCGTGGTCGAGGACGACCAGTTCGTACGCTCAGCCCTCATCCGGCATCTGGCCGACGCCTCGCACACCGTGCGCAGTGTCGGCACCGCCCTTGAGGCGCTGCGCGAGGTCGCGCATTTCTCCTTCGACGTCGTCATCCTCGACCTCGGTCTGCCCGATCTGGACGGGTCCGAGGCGCTGAAGATGCTGCGCGGGATCACCGACGTACCCGTGATCATCGCCACGGCGCGGGACGACGAGACGGAGATCGTCCGGCTGCTGAACGACGGAGCGGACGACTATCTGACCAAGCCGTTCTCGGTCGAACACCTGTCGGCGCGGATGGCGGCCGTGCTGCGGCGCGCCCGGACGGCCGTCGGTGAGGCGCCCCCGTCCACGGTCATCCGCGTCGGCGGCCTGGCCATCGACCCGCTCCGCCGCGAGGCCGAACTGGACGGCGCCCGGCTGGACCTCACGCGCCGCGAGTTCGACCTGCTCGCCTTCCTGGCCGGACGGCCCGGCGTCGTCGTACCCCGCAAGGAACTGCTCGCCGAGGTGTGGCAGCAGTCCTACGGCGACGACCAGACCATCGACGTCCATCTGTCGTGGCTGCGTCGGAAGCTGGGCGAGACGGCGGCCCGGCCGCGCTATCTGCACACCCTGCGGGGTGTCGGCGTGAAGCTGGAGCCGCCGCGGGCGGAGCAGCCGATGACGGGGTCACCGGGGGCGGAGCCGCCGCTATGA
- a CDS encoding bifunctional DNA primase/polymerase — protein MSSTRNPLPDLFDVCGVTSDGAAWLASAGTYPRSTLALWEERPDAPVVLPCGTAFDVVSAPAIFGRRMLDRLWSEGPGSGPVAAYRGRMLLFAAPGTAQRLPSLLGWEEWGSRGCAAPPLLCHGTGDAVTVPAPDAHSGRSTGPRTGTGSGSRPAAARLDSRWLVAPDTRHPWLPGPEILVWAAVRAAREAASAGVRISIFPPADQDAKVYDVSRRR, from the coding sequence ATGAGCAGTACACGGAACCCCTTGCCCGATCTGTTCGACGTCTGCGGTGTCACCTCCGATGGCGCCGCCTGGCTCGCCTCCGCAGGAACGTATCCGCGTAGCACGCTCGCCCTCTGGGAGGAGCGGCCCGACGCCCCGGTCGTCCTGCCCTGCGGTACCGCCTTCGATGTCGTCAGCGCCCCGGCGATCTTCGGCCGGCGGATGCTCGACCGGCTGTGGAGCGAGGGGCCGGGCTCGGGCCCGGTCGCCGCGTACCGAGGGCGGATGCTGCTGTTCGCCGCTCCCGGCACCGCCCAGCGACTCCCCTCGCTCCTGGGGTGGGAGGAGTGGGGCTCCCGCGGCTGCGCGGCTCCGCCGCTGCTGTGCCACGGCACGGGCGACGCGGTGACCGTTCCGGCGCCGGACGCGCACAGCGGCCGTAGCACCGGGCCCAGGACCGGGACCGGGAGCGGATCCAGGCCCGCTGCGGCCCGCCTCGACTCCCGCTGGCTCGTCGCCCCCGACACCCGGCATCCCTGGCTCCCCGGACCTGAAATCCTGGTCTGGGCGGCCGTCCGGGCGGCCCGCGAGGCCGCCTCCGCCGGCGTGCGGATATCGATTTTTCCTCCCGCCGATCAGGATGCTAAGGTCTACGACGTCAGCAGGCGCCGCTAG
- a CDS encoding histidine phosphatase family protein codes for MAPRILLARHGQTEWSLLGKHTGRTDVPLLEEGRRGAKLLGERLNRAPFDGLPEVEVRTSPLARARETCEIAGFGHRATTWDTLMEWDYGSYEGMTPAEIQDIRPDWFIWRDGVPRGESLDQVSARADEVVAWALAEDRDVLVFAHGHILRAIGARWLGLPVDFAARIRLNPTSLSVLGWAYGDPAVETWNDIAHLQA; via the coding sequence ATGGCACCGCGCATCCTGCTGGCCCGGCACGGACAGACGGAATGGTCCCTGCTCGGGAAGCACACAGGCAGGACCGACGTCCCCCTCCTCGAAGAGGGCAGACGCGGCGCCAAACTGCTGGGCGAGCGCCTGAACCGCGCCCCTTTCGACGGTCTTCCCGAGGTCGAGGTGCGCACCAGCCCGCTGGCACGCGCGCGTGAGACCTGCGAAATCGCCGGGTTCGGCCACCGGGCGACGACTTGGGACACGCTCATGGAGTGGGACTACGGCTCCTACGAGGGGATGACCCCGGCCGAGATCCAGGACATCCGCCCCGACTGGTTCATCTGGCGCGACGGCGTGCCCCGCGGCGAGAGCCTGGACCAGGTCTCCGCGCGCGCGGACGAGGTCGTGGCCTGGGCCCTTGCCGAGGACCGTGACGTGCTCGTCTTCGCCCACGGCCACATCCTGCGCGCCATCGGCGCCCGCTGGCTGGGCCTCCCCGTCGACTTCGCCGCCCGCATCCGCCTCAATCCCACTTCTCTGTCGGTTCTCGGCTGGGCCTATGGCGATCCTGCAGTGGAGACGTGGAACGACATCGCCCACCTCCAGGCCTAG
- a CDS encoding phosphatase PAP2 family protein — translation MPQTDTARIEAPPRARLRWWTELPLILLVYASYSAGRLLARGDVSSAVDHGVSILRIEKALHLNAEHPLNRLFTREAWLGVPADFWYASLHYLVTPAILIWLFRSRAVRYRAARTWLMTSTFIGLLGFTLLPTCPPRLLSVGHGFVDTMAQYSDYGWWGGEASAPRGLGGMTNQYAAMPSLHVGWALWCGVMLWRHGRTPLAKVAGIVYPLLTTIVVMGTANHYFLDAVAGAAVMGVGLLLTPYVMRGADLVRRRLGGWFAPDSGASHGAGSSIVSGGCQTSTGERIPRQRESRSGSGAEPGASPADAGDGAPAPAR, via the coding sequence ATGCCGCAGACCGATACAGCGCGTATCGAGGCGCCACCACGCGCCCGGCTCCGCTGGTGGACCGAACTGCCGCTGATCCTGCTGGTCTACGCCTCGTACTCGGCGGGGCGCCTGCTCGCCCGCGGTGACGTGTCGAGCGCCGTCGACCACGGTGTGTCGATCCTGCGCATCGAGAAGGCCCTGCATCTCAACGCCGAGCACCCGCTGAACCGCTTGTTCACGCGCGAGGCCTGGCTCGGGGTGCCCGCCGACTTCTGGTACGCGTCGCTGCACTACCTGGTCACACCCGCGATCCTGATCTGGCTCTTCCGCTCCCGCGCCGTGCGCTACCGGGCGGCCCGCACCTGGCTGATGACCTCCACGTTCATCGGCCTGCTCGGCTTCACGCTGCTGCCGACCTGCCCGCCCCGGCTGCTCTCCGTGGGGCACGGCTTCGTCGACACGATGGCCCAGTACAGCGACTACGGCTGGTGGGGTGGCGAGGCGAGCGCGCCGCGCGGCCTCGGCGGCATGACCAACCAGTACGCGGCGATGCCGAGCCTGCACGTGGGCTGGGCGCTGTGGTGCGGAGTGATGCTGTGGCGTCACGGCCGCACACCCCTCGCCAAGGTCGCGGGCATCGTGTATCCGCTGCTCACCACGATCGTCGTGATGGGCACGGCGAACCACTACTTCCTCGACGCCGTCGCGGGCGCCGCGGTGATGGGCGTCGGCCTGCTGCTGACGCCGTACGTGATGCGGGGCGCGGACCTGGTGCGGAGGCGGCTGGGCGGCTGGTTCGCCCCGGACTCGGGCGCCTCTCACGGCGCAGGTTCCTCAATTGTCAGTGGTGGATGCCAGACTTCCACGGGTGAGCGAATTCCCCGACAGCGCGAGTCCCGAAGCGGTTCGGGAGCCGAGCCCGGTGCCTCTCCCGCGGACGCGGGGGACGGCGCTCCGGCACCGGCTCGCTGA
- a CDS encoding ATP-binding protein gives MRWALVKVCVAVTTMVVVAFAVPLGLVIKEMARDRAFSNAEREAAAVAPALSITTDRDQLERVVASAGLDDGIAVHIPAGEGAKAVDIGRQRAADKDIGTTRTLGRASTTEVPGGSTLLQPTALSSGVAVVEVFVPESEVSNGVGTAWAVLAAVGVALIIGSVAVADRLGIRMVQPAQRLVGAAHELGEGKLGSRVPEEGPAELRLAAVAFNSMADQVVQLLANERELAADLSHRLRTPLTVLRLNAASLGDGPAAEQTRAAVAQLEREVDTIIRTAREAKPQTAAKGVGAGCDAAEVVRERMDFWSALAEDEGRKVRMAGVDRPVRIPVARADLVAALDALLGNVFRHTPEGTAFAVDVHNGEDAVIVLVSDAGPGIIDPEAAMARGRGSGSDGSTGLGLDIVRRLAEATGGDVRIGSSVLGGTEVRLWIQLDGRAPVRRGHRGTAVRRRRRGAGVR, from the coding sequence ATGAGGTGGGCGCTGGTCAAGGTGTGCGTGGCGGTGACCACGATGGTCGTGGTCGCCTTCGCGGTCCCGCTGGGCCTGGTCATCAAGGAGATGGCGCGCGACCGGGCGTTCTCCAACGCCGAGAGGGAGGCGGCCGCCGTCGCACCCGCGCTCTCCATCACCACCGACCGGGACCAGCTGGAGCGCGTCGTCGCCTCCGCGGGCTTGGACGACGGGATAGCCGTCCACATACCGGCGGGCGAGGGCGCGAAGGCCGTCGACATCGGCCGGCAGCGCGCCGCCGACAAGGACATCGGCACGACCCGCACGCTGGGCCGCGCCTCGACGACCGAGGTGCCCGGCGGCTCCACGCTGCTCCAGCCCACCGCGCTGAGCTCCGGCGTAGCCGTGGTCGAGGTGTTCGTGCCGGAGTCCGAGGTCAGCAACGGCGTCGGTACGGCCTGGGCGGTGCTCGCCGCGGTCGGCGTCGCCCTCATCATCGGCTCGGTCGCGGTCGCCGACCGGCTCGGCATACGGATGGTGCAGCCCGCGCAGCGGCTCGTCGGGGCCGCGCACGAACTGGGGGAGGGGAAGCTGGGGTCGCGGGTGCCCGAGGAGGGGCCGGCCGAACTGCGGCTGGCGGCGGTCGCGTTCAATTCGATGGCCGATCAGGTTGTCCAACTGCTCGCGAACGAGCGGGAGTTGGCGGCCGACCTGTCCCATCGGCTGCGTACGCCGCTGACCGTGCTGCGGCTGAACGCGGCCTCCTTGGGCGACGGGCCCGCCGCCGAGCAGACCCGGGCCGCCGTCGCCCAGCTGGAGCGCGAGGTCGACACGATCATCCGCACGGCCCGCGAGGCCAAGCCGCAGACCGCCGCGAAGGGGGTCGGCGCCGGTTGCGACGCGGCCGAGGTGGTCCGCGAGCGCATGGACTTCTGGTCGGCGCTCGCGGAGGACGAGGGCCGCAAGGTGCGGATGGCGGGCGTCGACCGTCCGGTGCGCATACCCGTGGCCCGGGCCGACCTGGTGGCCGCCCTCGACGCCCTCCTCGGCAACGTCTTCCGGCACACCCCGGAGGGCACGGCCTTCGCGGTCGATGTGCACAACGGCGAGGACGCGGTGATCGTCCTGGTGTCCGACGCGGGCCCGGGGATCATCGACCCCGAGGCGGCGATGGCGCGCGGCCGCGGCTCGGGGAGCGACGGCTCGACGGGCCTCGGCCTGGACATCGTGCGCCGGCTCGCGGAGGCGACGGGCGGGGACGTGCGGATCGGTTCGTCGGTGCTGGGCGGGACCGAGGTCCGGCTCTGGATCCAGCTGGACGGCCGGGCGCCGGTACGACGGGGCCATCGGGGGACGGCCGTACGGCGACGCAGGCGCGGTGCGGGTGTGCGCTGA
- a CDS encoding spermidine synthase, with protein MARARNTKRAQAAEAVVEAVDGGLAELIPDRDRARAWTLLIDGAPQSHVDLDDPAYLSFEYQRRLGHVIDLVAPPGKPVHAVHLGGGALTLARYTAATRPRSTQQVVERDAALVQLVRRELPLDPNARIRVRSMDAREGLAKVPDGWADLVIADVFSGARTPAHLTSTEFLDDVRRALKPGGLYAANLADGPPLTHLRGQIATVASVFPELALIADPTVLRGKRFGNAVLVGRDLPLPLAELTRRAASDPHPGRVEHGRALADFTGGAAPVTDADAVASPAPPPSVFR; from the coding sequence ATGGCAAGGGCGAGGAACACCAAGCGGGCGCAGGCGGCGGAGGCCGTCGTCGAGGCGGTCGACGGAGGGCTCGCCGAGCTCATACCCGACCGGGACCGGGCGCGCGCCTGGACCCTGCTGATCGACGGCGCCCCGCAGTCGCACGTCGACCTCGACGACCCGGCGTACCTCTCCTTCGAGTACCAGCGCCGCCTCGGGCATGTCATCGACCTCGTCGCCCCGCCCGGCAAGCCCGTGCACGCCGTGCACCTCGGCGGCGGCGCCCTCACCCTCGCCCGCTACACCGCAGCGACCCGCCCCCGCTCCACGCAGCAGGTCGTCGAGCGCGACGCGGCCCTCGTCCAACTGGTCCGCCGGGAGCTGCCGCTGGACCCGAACGCCCGCATCCGGGTGCGCTCCATGGACGCCCGCGAAGGACTCGCCAAGGTGCCGGACGGCTGGGCGGACCTGGTGATCGCGGACGTGTTCAGCGGGGCCCGGACGCCCGCGCACCTCACGTCGACGGAGTTCCTCGACGACGTCCGCAGGGCCCTCAAACCAGGCGGCCTCTACGCCGCCAACCTCGCCGACGGGCCGCCGCTGACGCACCTGCGCGGCCAGATCGCCACCGTCGCGAGCGTCTTCCCCGAACTGGCCCTGATCGCCGACCCGACGGTGCTGCGCGGAAAGCGGTTCGGCAACGCGGTCCTCGTCGGCCGCGACCTGCCCCTGCCGCTGGCCGAACTGACCCGCCGCGCGGCCTCCGACCCGCACCCCGGGCGCGTCGAGCACGGCAGGGCGCTCGCCGACTTCACGGGCGGGGCCGCACCGGTGACGGACGCGGACGCGGTGGCGTCACCGGCACCGCCGCCGTCGGTGTTCCGCTGA